A portion of the Musa acuminata AAA Group cultivar baxijiao chromosome BXJ1-1, Cavendish_Baxijiao_AAA, whole genome shotgun sequence genome contains these proteins:
- the LOC103980453 gene encoding WEB family protein At3g02930, chloroplastic-like: protein MLPSKAKSGLSDTLNGKTASATPKISKIARNGSTKSDSGSPSPVPKPTSPAPKPSSPVPKSRSSIERSLKSAESKPPIKTGPTPEKLQRKSKGSDLQAKLDVAEDDLKKAREQLAFVEQEKIRAIDELKEAKRLTNDANEKLQEAITAKKMAEENLEIEKFRADELEQANVEAAQKREEDHQKELESIRNQHALSPSTLLSVTRELQKVKLELANATDERNTALGEADGAKKVAEMNGEKVEVLSREVSHLKSLLDSKLDNMNKAAAEMIKKLNVEINALEFELERAKSAEEKLPKIEALVGKLRMEVTDVKKAETDARKQVDELKKVVASLETRLKEANKSEKTAIESLAITMKKMEEGTALLQDAETEIAVLKGKIESMEIKVARCKNDVEESERNLDLSQQEIASLGKTADLLQIELRKLEEEKLQALDNGKAAASDIERLLEERSKLIDELKISKVEGEEVKKAMEGLASALHEMSTESRENQERVLAKQAQIEDAQGEIEQLNSELKNTEGRYEVMLDEARYEIVCLKKTVERFETETSNSSTEWQTKELNFIHSIKKSEFELASLKAEMAEAVDSLKAAEQEAQAAKADGVEMLSKVREAESAATAAYEVAEEAKAETLRLKERLLDKENELQSITQENDELRIREASALQKIKELSSLPEEAIAKRTEESIKLSKCGEEYDLPPNISQEINANESAIERSNPEAPSWMHENGYEDDQKTEENEKGSQIDEEEDHVDKMTKDLASEKDHEAESLDDDSESKMDGGSYEDINGMTESMDLGSTSPTKNQQQKKKKALLHKFGNLLKKKGSHKSHK, encoded by the exons ATGTTGCCTTCCAAAGCTAa ATCCGGTCTATCTGACACCTTGAATGGAAAGACTGCATCAGCAACTCCCAAGATCAGCAAAATAGCCAGAAATGGATCCACCAAATCAGACTCTGGGTCGCCTTCTCCTGTGCCTAAGCCAACTTCTCCTGCACCAAAGCCATCCTCACCTGTGCCAAAGTCACGCTCTTCGATCGAGCGATCACTAAAGTCAGCAGAGTCGAAGCCGCCAATCAAAACCGGTCCAACTCCTGAG AAGCTACAACGAAAATCAAAAGGCTCGGATCTGCAGGCGAAGTTGGATGTCGCTGAGGATGACTTGAAGAAAGCAAGGGAGCAATTGGCTTTTGTCGAGCAGGAGAAGATCCGGGCCATTGATGAATTGAAAGAAGCTAAGAGATTGACTAATGATGCCAATGAGAAGCTCCAAGAGGCAATCACTGCTAAGAAGATGGCTGAGGAGAACCTGGAAATTGAGAAATTTCGGGCTGATGAACTGGAACAAGCAAACGTCGAAGCTGCACAAAAAAGGGAGGAGGATCATCAAAAGGAACTCGAAAGCATTAGAAATCAGCATGCTCTGAGTCCTTCAACACTTCTTTCTGTGACTCGGGAACTCCAGAAGGTGAAACTTGAGCTTGCAAATGCCACTGATGAGAGGAACACTGCTCTGGGTGAAGCGGATGGTGCAAAGAAAGTTGCTGAAATGAATGGAGAGAAGGTGGAGGTCTTGTCCAGAGAAGTGAGCCATTTAAAATCCCTGCTCGATTCCAAGCTGGATAATATGAACAAAGCAGCAGCAGAGATGATTAAGAAGTTGAATGTGGAAATTAATGCTTTGGAATTTGAACTCGAAAGAGCAAAGTCAGCTGAAGAGAAGTTACCGAAGATAGAAGCATTGGTTGGAAAGCTCCGAATGGAGGTTACTGATGTAAAGAAGGCTGAAACAGATGCACGtaagcaagttgatgaattgaaaaAGGTGGTGGCATCACTAGAAACTAGGCTGAAGGAAGCCAATAAATCGGAGAAAACTGCAATTGAATCTCTTGCGATCACAATGAAAAAAATGGAAGAGGGCACTGCTTTACTGCAAGATGCTGAAACCGAGATTGCTGTTCTTAAAGGGAAGATAGAATCCATGGAGATTAAGGTGGCCAGGTGCAAAAATGATGTCGAGGAATCAGAGAGGAATCTTGATTTATCACAGCAAGAGATAGCAAGCTTGGGAAAGACAGCCGATCTGTTACAAATTGAACTTAGGAAACTGGAGGAAGAGAAACTGCAGGCACTTGACAATGGCAAGGCTGCTGCTTCAGACATTGAGAGACTGTTGGAGGAGAGAAGCAAACTCATTGATGAGCTCAAGATCAGTAAAGTTGAAGGAGAAGAGGTTAAAAAAGCAATGGAAGGTTTAGCTTCGGCATTGCATGAGATGTCCACTGAATccagagaaaatcaagaaagggttTTAGCAAAGCAAGCTCAAATCGAAGATGCTCAGGGGGAGATAGAGCAGCTGAATTCAGAACTCAAGAACACTGAAGGGAGGTACGAGGTCATGCTTGATGAAGCAAGATATGAGATCGTTTGCCTCAAGAAAACTGTCGAAAGATTTGAAACCGAAACCAGCAATTCAAGCACTGAGTGGCAAACAAAGGAGCTTAATTTCATTCATTCTATCAAAAAATCAGAATTTGAACTTGCTTCCCTCAAGGCCGAAATGGCAGAGGCTGTTGACTCACTCAAAGCAGCAGAGCAAGAAGCACAGGCAGCCAAGGCGGATGGAGTTGAGATGTTAAGCAAAGTGAGAGAAGCAGAATCAGCGGCAACTGCAGCTTATGAAGTGGCAGAAGAAGCAAAGGCTGAGACTTTGCGATTGAAGGAAAGATTGTTGGACAAAGAGAACGAGCTGCAGAGTATCACTCAAGAAAATGATGAACTCCGAATCAGAGAAGCATCTGCCCTACAGAAAATTAAAGAGTTATCCTCATTGCCTGAGGAGGCCATAGCCAAGAGAACTGAAGAATCAATTAAGTTATCAAAGTGTGGAGAGGAATACGACCTACCGCCGAACATTTCTCAGGAAATCAATGCTAATGAGAGTGCAATAGAAAGATCAAATCCAGAAGCACCTTCATGGATGCATGAAAATGGTTACGAGGATGACCAAAAAACAGAGGAGAATGAGAAAGGAAGCCAAATTGATGAAGAGGAAGATCACGTAGATAAAATGACCAAGGATTTAGCATCAGAAAAGGACCATGAGGCAGAATCACTAGATGATGATTCAGAATCTAAGATGGATGGTGGTAGCTATGAAGACATAAATGGTATGACAGAGAGCATGGACTTGGGATCAACCTCACCCACCAAGAACCAgcagcaaaagaagaagaaagctttgctGCACAAGTTTGGGAACCTGCTGAAGAAGAAGGGTAGCCACAAAAGCCATAAGTAA
- the LOC103980462 gene encoding lysine-specific demethylase JMJ13: MMTRSGGDALRTSTSWGTGTRRSIDEIPHLSSARREAFSKHELEKFNISNLEWINDIPECPVFYPTKEEFENPLDYIQQIAPMASKFGICKIVSPLVATVPAGIVLMKEKAGFRFTTRVQPLRLSEWNANDKISFFMSGRNYTFREFEKMANKIYARRYSSAGYLPDKYLEEEFWHEITNGKIETVEYACDIDGTAFSSSPSDQLGKSKWNLKWLSRHPMSILRLLEAAIPGVTDPMLYIGMLFSMFAWHVEDHFLYSINYHHCGASKTWYGVPGHAAYDFEKVVKECVYAHDLLSSEEDDAAFSVLLEKTTMFPPTILLEKGIPVCRAVQRPGEFVVTFPRAYHAGFSHGFNCGEAVNFATGGWFPFGAAASKHYASLKRSPLLPYEELLCKEAKFLDDRLSNADSLNFVPSKHFSSQSSIKISFVLLIRFQHHARWVLMKFGACMRLSSDVIGTVLCSICRCDCYVSYFQCNCNLQPICLRHVMERTHCSCGGKCIVFLRKDLGELEALAQKFEEEDGILEAVEKKNLLHTTEDGYSPYCKIKFVETPAIAENAELYTQDLTCISQKEDILYGSPVQISSDSSTLSSSIGLDDGSSMDIDDCGKSRRANPTDCSVRLSGKEYGSPQLIRSSDKCATDYNAGTRRTAFLQDSDDESDSEIFHVKRRSSMIMVNRSANNSTSQRFPEQQVLKRLKKLHQGGGSAHLP, from the exons ATGATGACAAGAAGTGGAGGGGATGCTTTAAGAACATCCACATCATGGGGAACAGGAACACGTAGAAGTATAGATGAAATTCCTCATTTAAGCAGTGCTAGGAGGGAAGCTTTTTCAAAGCATGAGTTGGAGAAATTCAACATATCTAATTTAGAGTGGATTAATGATATTCCAGAGTGCCCTGTTTTCTATCCAACAAAAGAAGAATTTGAGAATCCATTAGATTATATTCAACAGATTGCTCCTATGGCTTCTAAATTTG GTATATGCAAGATAGTTTCACCCTTGGTTGCCACAGTACCTGCTGGCATTGTTTTAATGAAGGAGAAAGCTGGATTCAGGTTTACTACTAGAGTGCAGCCTCTCCGGCTTTCTGAGTGGAATGCAAATGACAAAATCAGCTTTTTCATGAGTGGAAG AAATTATACATTTCGGGAATTTGAGAAGATGGCAAACAAGATATATGCTCGTCGATACTCTAGTGCTGGATATCTCCCAGATAAATACTTGGAAGAGGAGTTCTGGCATGAAATTACCAATGGCAAGATAGAAACTGTTGAGTATGCATGTGACATTGATGGTACTGCATTCTCATCTTCTCCCAGTGACCAACTTGGAAAAAGCAAGTGGAATTTGAAG TGGCTATCTCGGCATCCCATGTCCATATTGCGCCTCCTGGAAGCAGCAATTCCT GGAGTTACAGACCCCATGCTCTACATTGGGATGCTATTCAGCATGTTTGCTTGGCATGTGGAAGACCACTTCCTCTATAG CATCAACTATCATCACTGTGGAGCATCCAAAACATGGTATGGGGTGCCAGGTCATGCTGCTTATGATTTTGAAAAGGTGGTTAAGGAGTGTGTATATGCTCATGATCTCTTATCTTCTGAAGAAGATGATGCTGCATTCAGTGTTCTTCTAGAAAAGACAACAATGTTTCCACCTACTATACTATTAGAAAAGGGCATTCCTGTATGTAGAGCCGTACAGAGACCTGGTGAATTTGTTGTAACATTTCCACGAGCATATCATGCAGGCTTCAGTCATG GTTTCAATTGCGGTGAGGCAGTCAACTTTGCAACTGGGGGATGGTTTCCATTTGGTGCTGCAGCTAGCAAGCATTATGCATCTCTTAAACGAAGCCCTTTACTTCCGTATGAGGAGCTTCTCTGTAAGGAAGCAAAGTTTCTTGATGATAGATTGTCAAATGCAGATTCTTTAAATTTCGTACCATCCAAACATTTTTCCTCCCAAAGCTCCATAAAGATTTCTTTTGTGTTATTAATTCGGTTCCAGCACCATGCTAGATGGGTGTTGATGAAATTTGGTGCATGCATGCGCCTATCTTCGGATGTAATTGGGACAGTGCTTTGCAGTATATGCAGATGTGACTGCTATGTATCTTATTTTcaatgcaattgcaacttgcaaccTATCTGCCTTCGCCATG TCATGGAAAGAACTCATTGCTCTTGTGGTGGTAAATGCATTGTCTTTTTGAGGAAGGACCTTGGGGAATTGGAAGCTTTAGCACAGAAATTTGAGGAGGAGGATGGTATACTCGAAGCGGTTGAGAAGAAAAACTTGCTTCATACAACTGAAGATGGATATAGTCCATATTGCAAGATAAAATTTGTTGAAACCCCTGCAATTGCAGAAAATGCTGAGCTTTACACACAAGATTTAACTTGCATCTCACAGAAAGAAGACATTTTATATGGTTCTCCGGTACAGATTTCCTCTGATTCCTCAACATTGTCATCTTCTATTGGACTAGATGACGGTTCCTCTATGGACATTGAT GATTGCGGAAAGTCCAGAAGAGCAAATCCAACTGACTGTTCTGTGAGGCTTTCAGGAAAGGAATATGGTTCTCCGCAATTAATTCGATCATCTGATAAATGTGCAACTGACTATAATGCTGGTACCCGTCGCACTGCTTTTCTGCAGGACAGTGATGACGAATCTGACTCGGAAATCTTCCATGTAAAACGCAGGTCTTCCATGATCATGGTAAACAGATCTGCCAATAACTCAACTAGTCAAAGGTTTCCTGAACAGCAG GTGCTTAAACGATTGAAGAAGCTTCATCAGGGGGGAGGATCTGCACATCTGCCTTAA
- the LOC135582140 gene encoding probable transcription factor KAN2, with translation MELFPAQPDLSLQISPPNTAQASAWRKADENMDLGFWSSSSSYNNRKSITGPCTAMAGDTAFGLSLASPGATDCSSARDSLLLRPHPHYQHHHLHFHHHHHPLLQEAGFREDLGVLKPIRGIPVYQHKPSFPLVPLHQQQQQQPCDSSSTSNFSPFAATQGLSRSRFLPTRFPGKRSMRAPRMRWTTTLHARFVHAVELLGGHERATPKSVLELMDVKDLTLAHVKSHLQMYRTVKNTDKPALSSGQSDGFENGSTGEICDDNSPDNPDPRGPGSTAAKTMQHGVGLWSNSSRGGCFTGTPGESTAGSMHFLFKKDLRSKSLEMYSDMNSSCLSETLSSSMPNLEFTLGRSQ, from the exons ATGGAGCTGTTTCCAGCACAGCCAGATTTGTCTCTCCAAATCAGCCCACCCAACACCGCACAAGCATCTGCTTGGAGGAAGGCTGATGAGAACATGGACTTAGGGTtttggagcagcagcagcagctacaaCAACAGGAAGAGCATCACCGGCCCTTGCACAGCCATGGCCGGTGATACCGCTTTCGGCCTCTCCTTAGCGAGCCCCGGCGCCACAGACTGCAGCAGCGCAAGGGACAGCCTGCTTCTCCGTCCCCATCCTCACTACCAACACCACCACCTCcacttccaccaccaccaccacccgctGCTGCAGGAGGCTGGGTTTCGCGAGGACCTCGGCGTGCTGAAGCCCATTAGGGGAATCCCAGTCTACCAGCACAAGCCTTCCTTCCCTTTAGTCCCACTGcatcaacagcagcagcagcagccgtgTGACTCTTCTTCCACCTCTAATTTCTCTCCCTTCGCTGCAACACAAGGCTTGTCGAGATCACGGTTCCTGCCGACGAGGTTCCCTGGAAAACGGAGCATGAGAGCGCCGAGAATGCGGTGGACGACGACGCTCCACGCCCGCTTCGTCCATGCCGTGGAGCTGTTGGGAGGGCACGAGA GAGCCACGCCCAAGTCGGTTCTCGAGCTCATGGATGTGAAAGATCTCACCTTGGCTCATGTGAAATCTCACTTGCAG ATGTATCGGACTGTCAAGAACACGGACAAACCAGCACTTTCTTCAG GCCAATCCGACGGGTTCGAGAACGGGTCAACCGGAGAGATCTGTGACGACAATTCACCCGACAACCCAGATCCACGTGGACCGGGATCGACGGCGGCGAAGACGATGCAGCATGGTGTCGGTCTCTGGAGCAATTCTTCGAG GGGTGGATGCTTTACCGGCACGCCTGGCGAATCTACCGCAGGGAGTATGCATTTTTTGTTCAAG AAGGACCTGCGGTCGAAAAGCTTGGAAATGTATTCGGATATGAACTCATCATGCCTGTCGGAGACATTGAGCTCAAGCATGCCCAATCTCGAGTTCACCTTGGGGAGGTCACAATGA